One part of the Desulfonema ishimotonii genome encodes these proteins:
- a CDS encoding DUF1016 domain-containing protein: protein MVHQIENGLYKREGKAITNFSKALPSPQSDLAQQILKDPYNFDFLALTEDFNERELEKGLLRHITKFLLELGAGFAYMGQQVPLRVGERDFFLDLLFYHTRLHCYVVIELKTGDFEPEHAGKLNFYIKAVDEQFRKKGDEPTIGILLCKNRDKLVAEYALSDIHKPIGVSEYQLTQSLPENLKSSLPSIEEIEAVLSREAGDE, encoded by the coding sequence TTGGTTCATCAGATTGAAAACGGCCTTTATAAGCGGGAGGGGAAGGCGATTACCAATTTTTCCAAGGCCCTGCCTTCTCCTCAGTCTGATCTGGCGCAACAGATACTGAAAGATCCCTATAATTTTGACTTTCTGGCGCTGACAGAGGATTTCAACGAAAGAGAACTGGAAAAAGGGCTGCTCCGGCATATCACAAAGTTCCTTCTGGAACTGGGGGCCGGTTTTGCCTATATGGGGCAGCAGGTTCCATTGCGGGTGGGTGAGCGGGATTTCTTTCTCGATCTGCTTTTTTATCATACCCGGCTTCACTGCTATGTGGTGATTGAGTTGAAAACCGGAGATTTTGAGCCTGAACATGCCGGAAAACTTAATTTTTATATCAAAGCGGTGGATGAACAGTTTCGAAAAAAGGGAGATGAACCGACGATTGGTATTCTCCTTTGCAAAAACAGGGATAAACTGGTTGCCGAATATGCCCTGAGTGATATTCACAAACCTATCGGCGTTTCGGAGTATCAGCTTACCCAGTCGCTGCCGGAAAACCTGAAATCGAGTTTGCCGTCTATTGAAGAAATTGAGGCGGTATTGAGCAGGGAAGCGGGAGATGAATGA
- a CDS encoding restriction endonuclease subunit S has product MGSEWTEITIGDLGKVITGKTPSTHDDANFGGHIPFVTPRDLNGTRKITKTERYLTEMGTKSIKNAVIPAHAVMISCIGSDMGKAAIASECCVTNQQINSIIVGKQFDHKYVYYNLSTRKDEIRGLAGGSAQPILNKRNFSQLDILLPPLPEQRAIAHILGSLDDKIELNRRMNETLEAMAQAMFKSWFVDFDPVIDNALAAGNEIPETLKEKAAVRKSLGDARKPLPEEIRNLFPSEFEYSDEMGWIPKGWEVKTLDELVDLIGGGTPKTSVIEYWNGNIPWFSVVDAPNVTDVFVIDTEKHITQLGLDKSSTKILPIGTTIVSARGTVGKCAMTGKPVAMNQSCYGVRGKSNISNTFVYYTIREKVTDLQRSGHGSVFNTITRDTFKTIQMPFGETDLTQELEKQIKPDFDRILANCHQIENLSNLRDTLLPKLLSGEIRIPEKGEV; this is encoded by the coding sequence ATGGGGAGTGAGTGGACTGAAATAACGATTGGCGATCTTGGTAAAGTAATTACCGGAAAAACTCCTTCAACACATGATGATGCGAATTTTGGTGGGCATATACCATTCGTAACTCCTCGCGATCTTAACGGAACTCGAAAGATTACCAAAACAGAACGCTACCTAACAGAGATGGGAACAAAATCGATCAAAAATGCTGTAATTCCAGCCCATGCCGTGATGATCTCTTGTATTGGATCAGACATGGGGAAAGCTGCAATTGCAAGTGAATGTTGCGTTACAAATCAGCAAATCAACTCAATAATTGTTGGTAAACAATTCGATCACAAATATGTTTACTACAATTTAAGCACTCGAAAAGATGAAATTAGAGGTCTTGCTGGGGGGTCAGCTCAGCCAATTCTAAATAAAAGAAATTTCAGCCAGCTTGATATATTGCTCCCCCCGCTCCCCGAACAACGCGCCATTGCCCACATCCTCGGTTCGCTGGACGACAAGATCGAACTCAACCGGCGGATGAATGAGACGCTGGAAGCGATGGCGCAGGCGATGTTCAAAAGCTGGTTTGTGGATTTTGACCCGGTGATTGACAACGCCCTTGCCGCCGGAAATGAAATCCCGGAAACGCTGAAAGAAAAAGCGGCTGTCCGCAAATCCCTCGGCGATGCACGGAAGCCCCTGCCCGAAGAAATCAGGAACCTCTTTCCGAGCGAGTTTGAATACAGCGATGAAATGGGGTGGATTCCGAAGGGGTGGGAGGTGAAAACACTTGATGAATTGGTAGATTTGATTGGTGGAGGTACGCCTAAAACTTCTGTTATTGAATATTGGAACGGCAATATTCCTTGGTTCTCAGTCGTAGATGCTCCAAATGTGACGGATGTTTTTGTGATAGATACTGAGAAGCACATAACACAACTTGGGCTTGATAAATCTTCTACAAAAATTCTTCCAATTGGTACTACAATTGTAAGTGCCAGAGGGACAGTTGGAAAATGTGCCATGACTGGCAAACCAGTGGCTATGAACCAATCATGTTACGGCGTTAGAGGAAAAAGCAATATTAGCAATACATTTGTCTATTATACTATTCGTGAAAAAGTCACCGACCTTCAAAGAAGTGGTCACGGCTCAGTATTTAATACCATTACCAGAGATACCTTCAAAACCATTCAAATGCCTTTTGGTGAGACTGATTTAACCCAAGAACTGGAAAAGCAAATAAAACCTGATTTTGATAGAATATTAGCAAATTGTCATCAGATTGAAAATTTATCCAACCTCCGCGACACCCTCCTCCCCAAACTCCTCTCCGGCGAAATCCGCATCCCTGAAAAGGGTGAAGTTTAA
- a CDS encoding type I restriction-modification system subunit M, with translation MAKKAINKKQKSFEETLWDSANKLRGSVESSEYKHVVLSLIFLKFASDKFEARREELIAEGKEAYLDMVEFYTMKNVFYLPEEARWNHVRQHAKQDDIAIRIDTALFTVEKNNKALKGALPDNYFSRLGLDVGKLAALIDTISNIQTLRDKEQDVVGRVYEYFLGKFAATEGKKGGEFYTPGCIVNLIAEMIEPYKGKIYDPCCGSGGMFVQSVKFVQSHHGNTRDISIYGQEFTTTTYKLAKMNLAIRGISGNLGEVSADTFFNDQHRDLKADFIMANPPFNQKQWRAADELADDPRWAGYDAPPTGNANYAWILHMVSKLSENGVAGFVLANGSMSTSTNGEGAIRRKMIENDLVDCMIAMPGQLFYTTQIPVCLWFVTKSKKADNARGYRDRQGETLFIDARKMGSLVDRVHRELSVDEIAEIARTYHGWRDVKGEGGSGKFEGGSVKYEDRAGFCKSALTEEIRAHNYVLTPGRYVGAAPVEDDGIPFEKKMAALTGTLYGQMREAEKLDAVIRENLAVLGYGE, from the coding sequence ATGGCGAAGAAAGCGATAAATAAGAAACAGAAGAGTTTTGAGGAAACCCTGTGGGATTCCGCAAACAAGCTGCGCGGCAGCGTGGAATCATCAGAATACAAGCATGTGGTCCTAAGTCTGATCTTCCTGAAATTTGCCAGCGACAAGTTTGAGGCGCGCAGAGAGGAGCTGATTGCCGAAGGGAAAGAGGCCTATCTCGACATGGTGGAATTTTACACCATGAAAAATGTCTTTTATCTGCCGGAAGAGGCCCGCTGGAACCATGTCAGGCAACATGCCAAACAGGATGATATTGCCATCAGGATTGATACCGCCCTTTTTACCGTTGAGAAGAACAACAAAGCATTGAAAGGCGCGCTGCCGGATAACTATTTTTCGCGTCTGGGGCTGGATGTCGGCAAGCTGGCGGCCCTGATTGACACGATCAGCAATATTCAGACGCTCAGGGATAAAGAGCAGGATGTGGTCGGACGGGTTTATGAGTATTTCCTGGGGAAATTTGCCGCGACCGAGGGGAAAAAGGGCGGCGAGTTTTACACGCCCGGCTGCATCGTCAACCTGATTGCCGAAATGATCGAACCGTACAAGGGCAAGATTTACGACCCCTGTTGCGGATCGGGCGGCATGTTTGTTCAGTCCGTCAAATTTGTGCAAAGCCACCACGGCAACACCAGGGACATTTCCATATACGGCCAGGAGTTCACCACCACGACCTACAAGCTGGCCAAGATGAATCTGGCCATTCGGGGGATTTCCGGGAATCTGGGGGAGGTGTCTGCCGATACCTTTTTCAATGACCAGCACAGGGATCTGAAAGCGGATTTCATCATGGCCAATCCGCCGTTTAATCAGAAGCAGTGGCGGGCGGCAGATGAACTGGCCGATGATCCCCGCTGGGCCGGTTATGACGCGCCGCCCACGGGCAATGCCAATTATGCCTGGATTCTGCACATGGTGTCCAAGCTTTCCGAAAACGGCGTGGCCGGTTTTGTGCTGGCCAATGGCTCCATGTCCACCAGCACCAATGGCGAAGGCGCGATCCGCCGGAAGATGATCGAAAATGATCTGGTGGACTGCATGATTGCCATGCCGGGACAGCTTTTTTACACCACACAGATTCCGGTCTGCCTCTGGTTTGTCACCAAATCCAAAAAGGCCGACAACGCACGGGGATACAGAGATCGTCAGGGCGAGACCCTGTTTATTGATGCCCGGAAGATGGGATCGCTGGTTGACCGGGTGCATCGGGAATTGTCTGTTGATGAGATTGCGGAGATTGCCCGGACCTATCATGGGTGGAGAGATGTAAAGGGTGAAGGTGGAAGTGGGAAGTTTGAAGGGGGAAGTGTAAAGTATGAGGATAGGGCCGGGTTTTGCAAGTCTGCTTTGACTGAGGAGATTCGGGCGCACAATTATGTGCTGACGCCGGGGCGGTATGTGGGGGCAGCGCCTGTTGAAGATGACGGGATTCCTTTTGAAAAGAAAATGGCGGCGCTGACCGGCACGCTGTATGGACAGATGCGGGAGGCGGAAAAGCTGGATGCGGTGATCCGGGAGAATCTGGCGGTGTTGGGGTATGGGGAGTGA